The following coding sequences lie in one Arachis hypogaea cultivar Tifrunner chromosome 9, arahy.Tifrunner.gnm2.J5K5, whole genome shotgun sequence genomic window:
- the LOC112708944 gene encoding replication protein A 70 kDa DNA-binding subunit B-like: protein MSMSQHRGSMNQIVDRVADINPTKLGWNLVVGVVRLYELCSQSNPADVYSLEMVLQDEQGDRIHCSIPKANIVVFKTLIRENGIYSMRNFIVKGNNNFVKTTGHKYKLNFYLKTCVSRLPSDTFHLNPFSYVPLPEIEAMVGMNRIHLLDFIGQVVGKENAQDMVTKSGQQSKCIALYLEDLEQNRMKCTLYGESVEKVISFMDKPENEPVILVAQLFKPHFYLNEVSVQNSLYASRVFFNPDIPDVISFKNSLMKQGERASQPISHIDRQPQYSVSHELSAGAFPVKTIEEILNMTTETLCWVVGTIVSIEVGATDWFYASCKTCPRKVKENKDRYFCEYCGKVGFNPPLRYRLNVVITDGTGCVNVIIWNQEAKLIMGKPASDMRDLSKSESTNSYPKAFDSLLEMKFLFKISVGKKNISTLDQGADPSVSNLLAISGQTDNESDGIGVAVVSLSKDSVMESNSDIGLETPAKSTGVEFVSNSTIMVGMDSPDMQGSSNKTTRRGAGKRKIE from the exons ATGTCTATGAGTCAACATAGGGGTAGCATGAATCAAATTGTTGATCGTGTTGCAGATATCAATCCAACAAAGTTAGGTTGGAATTTAGTGGTTGGTGTTGTCCGTTTATACGAGTTATGCAGCCAATCCAATCCTGCTGATGTTTATAGCTTAGAGATGGTGCTGCAAGATGAACAG ggTGATCGGATACATTGTTCAATCCCAAAAGCAAATATTGTGGTATTCAAGACCTTGATACGTGAGAATGGAATATACTCGATGAGAAATTTCATTGTTAAAGGAAATAACAATTTTGTGAAGACAACAGGGCacaaatataaattgaatttttacctGAAGACATGTGTTTCACGTCTTCCCAGTGATACGTTTCATTTAAATCCTTTTAGTTACGTTCCACTCCCTGAAATTGAGGCAATGGTTGGAATGAATCGCATTCACCTGTTAG ATTTCATCGGTCAGGTGGTGGGTAAGGAAAATGCTCAAGATATGGTTACGAAATCCGGCCAGCAGAGTAAATGCATTGCACTTTACCTGGAGGATTTAGA GCAGAATAGGATGAAGTGCACCCTCTATGGTGAATCTGTAGAAAAAGTAATTAGTTTCATGGATAAACCTGAAAACGAGCCAGTCATCTTGGTGGCACAGTTGTTTAAGCCACATTTCTACTTGAATGAAGTCAGTGTTCAAAACAGTCTTTATGCTTCTCGGGTTTTTTTCAATCCAGATATTCCTGATGTTATATCGTTTAAGAATAG CTTAATGAAACAGGGTGAGAGAGCGTCACAGCCTATTAGTCACATTGATAGGCAACCTCAATACTCTGTTAGTCATGAGCTTTCAGCCGGGGCATTTCCAGTAAAGACAATTGAGGAGATTCTTAACATGACAACT GAAACATTGTGCTGGGTTGTTGGAACAATTGTCTCCATTGAGGTTGGTGCTACAGATTGGTTTTATGCTTCGTGTAAGACTTGCCCGAGAAAAGTTAAGGAGAACAAAGATCGATATTTTTGCGAGTACTGTGGAAAAGTGGGGTTTAATCCTCCGCTGAG GTATCGGCTTAACGTTGTCATCACTGATGGAACTGGATGTGTTAATGTTATAATATGGAATCAAGAAGCCAAATTGATTATGGGAAAGCCTGCAAGTGACATGAGAGACCTGAGT AAATCTGAAAGCACTAATTCCTACCCAAAAGCTTTTGACTCACTGCTTGAGATGAAGTTCCTTTTTAAAATATCCgttggaaagaaaaatattagtactCTTGACCAG GGTGCGGATCCAAGTGTTTCAAATTTGTTGGCTATAAGTGGACAAACTGATAATGAGTCGGACGGAATTGGTGTAGCAGTTGTTTCTTTATCAAAG GACTCTGTAATGGAAAGCAATTCTGATATAGGGTTGGAAACTCCTGCCAAATCTACGGGTGTTGAATTTGTTTCAAATTCTACAATAATGGTTGGGATGGATAGTCCAGATATGCAAGGTTCCAGCAACAAGACCACGAGACGTGGAGCTGGCAAACGAAAGATTGAGTGA